The window TGGATATTCAAGCTGCCGGAGAACAGCAGAACTATGATTTAAAAGATCATATTGATAAGAGAGATGATTTTGAAGTTAAAAATGAAAAAAAAATTACAGAAGAGCTTGTGATAATATTATTGGGGAGTATTGTAATATGTATTTTTTTCATATTTCTTTTTTTGTCTTACTATAGAAAATATAAAACCAGAAACCTGGATGAAATTAATGTATCTTATCAGTCGCCTGTACAGCAGTGTATTTTTGATGAGGTTATACAGCTTGCCAAAGAAAATAATTCTGAATTCTTAACCCGTTTCCATGAGTACTGTCCACGTTTTTCAGAAGAACTTCTTAAGATTTCTCCTTTAAAAATCTCGGAAATAAGATTCAGTGCCTACATTTATCTGAACTTTTCTACAAAAGATATTGCCGGATATACCCACACTTCAATAAGAACCGTGCAGACCAAGAAATACAATCTGCGGAAAAAACTGAATATTCCTGGTGATATGGATATTTATGTATGGTTTTCCAAGCTATTGAAGTAAAGCAATAGGTTTCAAAATAAAAAGAGACTACTTCATTCACGAAATAGCCTCTGTTTTTAAATTAATATCCAGCTAATGCCAGTCATTAATTTTTTATGGTGGAAATATGGATGCATTTTTGTCCGTTGAAATCTGCAAGTTCAATGTTGGTGATCATATCATTGTAAACCCGGGTAGTAGTATCATTAAATTGATATCCTTCAATAAACACGGGTCTGTCTTTAGGAAGATTACTTTGTTCATTGAGCATTTCCAACGATAAACTATCAGGATAACCTTCATTTTTTTTAAACTTGATCTCTATTAAGCCGTTGTCAGCGAGATAATCAAACTTCTTTAAATGAGAAGGCAGACTGGCCTTGGTTTTATAAACGTTTACTTTTTCAATACCGTTTTTGTAAAGATCAAACATGCTGGCAGTTCCGATGGCATCATTGTAAACAGCAAACCGTACGTTGCTGTTTTTCTGGGCCCAAAGTAAACCTGAAGAAATAATGAGGAATATATATAATAACTTTTTCATAATAAAATAGATGTTTAAATTTCCAACGATTTACTGTAGAGGGTTGGGACTAATTCCTGTTTTTTACTACAACCCATCCCGTATATTTTATTGGAGTTTGTTTTGTATTGTTCTCATTCCAGCCCATATCAAACCAGTAGGTTCCGGTAGGTACTTTTTTGCCATCCATGGCTCCGTCCCATTTAAATCCGTTTAATTTACTTCCTACATGAAGCTTACTTCCGTATCTGTCATAGATGCTGAACGTGAAATTATTTTTATTTGCCAAAGCAGAATAATCAAGGACGTCATTGATTCCATCACCGTTAGGAGTAATGATGTTGATCAGATTAGGAACCGTGATTTCTATCTGCAGAGGAGCACATTTGTATGAATCCCTTACGTAGAAAGTATGGCTTCCACGAGATATATTGGTAAATATATTTTCATCCTGCCAGTTGATATTGTCCATCGAATACTGATAAGGTGCTGTTCCTGCAATTACGTTTAAAGTAACCGTATTATTGTTAATAGTAATATCCGAAATAACAGGATTTTCAGAAGCATACACCTTCACCGTTTGTCTGGTGGTACATTCTCTGGTTTTCAGATCTACCCAATAGGTTCCAACTCCTACATTTTTGATGGACTGGGTTGTCGCTCCCGTACTCCATTCATAAGAAGTAAAACCTGGCCCTGCATCTAATGTAGTAGTGTTTTCTATACAGATAATCTTATCCTTCAATACTTCTGAGTACAGAGGAGGAATAACTGTAAGAGTTATTTCTGCAATTCTGTAACATCCGTTGGCATTGCTTACTTTAACGTAAACCACACCAGTAGGCGCAATATAATTGGCTGGAGTCGGGATTTCGTTTGTTCCGTTGTGTGCATCAGTAGGAGACGGATAATACTGCTTAATAGTTCCAGGTTGCACATTAACTCCTGCTGATGTTAAATTAAATACCCCAAGTGCCGGATTAGAAGGCTGGAAGCATGATCTTAAGGCCGCATCTTTCACGATTGGGCTTTCAGAAACCGTTAATGTTAAAGTTACCTGTTCACAATCTGTAAAATCCGGGTTGTTTCCACAAAACTTATAAACAATAGTGTCAGTACCCAGATAACCGAAGTTTGGAACGTAATTAATCACTCCTGCTGTATCAATAGTAACAGTGCCATTTGCCGGAGGGGTAATAATAGTTACTGTACTTGGAACATAGGTTTGGGTAGAATTGGTAAATTCAGGTACTATAGTCTGGTATCCTTCACAAACAGTTATCGCTTTGGTAGACTCTTCAAGACAGGTGTAGACCTTATAAACCGGAGTAGTTGCCGGATTACAAGAGCTCACTGAAATTTTTACCGTATAATTCCCTGCAATCAGTGGAGTATAAGTATTGGCATTAGCTCCGGTAATAGGGTTTCCGTTAAGGAACCATTGGTAGGTATCATAACTGTCACTTACTTCCAGTACAATACCAGGAATACATTCTCCTGTCTTTTTGGAAATCAACGGAATAGAAGAGAAACCAGCGAAGTATCCACCATATCCGGATGTACTGTATCCACCGTTAATACCCGCTGTTACAGCCTTATCAGAAACTACTGTTACATTTCCGGTAATGGATGGGATAGCATAGGTTACCCAGCCGCTATTCCCCGTCAAGGCGAAAGGTCCTTCTGCAGCAGTGGGAGTATTTCCGTTTACCGTTACATTGGCTCCGGTTTCCGTTAAAATATTCAGTTTTACAATGGCTCCGGTTGGAACAGTACTTGTTACCCCCGGTCCCGTTGGCATTTCATTGATCTTCCCGATTTCTTCAATTTTTCGGGGAAGAAAACAGTTTAATGGCGGGATATAATTGAAACCACAGGTTGCACTGCTGTTATTCACAGAAACCATCTGATATAAATAGACATTTTTTGAAGTCGTAATAAACATATTAAAATGCCCGGAATTTCCCTGCTGAACATAATTGCTCCCTGAAATTCTGTAAAATTCACCACTATTGATAGTCGCAATAGGAGTGTTAGAACCATTGATGAATATTTGGGTATTGTTTTCTGTTCCTACAACGATACCACCTTCCAGATCGGCATTGGTAGATCTGGTTCTTACCATGGCAAAAGTGCTTCCAAGTCTATCTGTAGGTACAGCCTGATCAAGAATGGCATCCGATCCCGTACTGGTGTTGCTTCCAAAATTTCCATTAACATTTCCGTTGGTAAGGGTAATAGGTTTATCAGAAACAATTTTAGCTCCAATAAAAGCTGATAGGTTTTGACCATTGAGTCCAGGACCTCCGGCAAAAATAAATGATTGCCCTTTGTTGAGAGTAATGGTTTGCGAATGGGTGGTTGGTGTTCCTCCAAAAAATGTTACATTTCCATTCCATGTAACGGTTACTACCGTATTGTTTTCTGTTGCCAATATCCCTGCCGTGAAGTTATACAAGGTAAGTGTTGCGGTAGTAGGAGTTCCGGCTACATAAAATTCTTTGCCAATCCCGGCCTTTCCTTTACTTGTTATAATTTCAGCGTGTGTAGTACTGCTTACCATTCTTAATGAACAGTAGAATGGCTTGGCACCTTGTACATATAAACCTTTATTAATAGTAGTAAATGCATCTGTTGTAACATTGGCGGCTATATTGCCAATAGGTACCACAAATGTCTGAGGAGCGCCCTTACTGATGGTTACATTACCAATCGGAACATTGTTGCTGTTAATGGTAACAACAAAAGGAGTTGCAGAATCGGTAGAAAGATATAATGCCTGCGTATAACTTACAGAGGCGTAATAAGGTGCAAACCAGTGATCTGTATCTCTTTGAGCACAGGTTGGGATGCCTAATAATAAGAATAATAGACTAAATATAAAGCTTTTCATGCATTGCTGAATTTTGATCTTAAAAATTACGAATTCTTTTTTAAAAATCAATTATGATTCTTTTATTAATTTTTTATGAACGGTTGTGTTTCCATCTTCGATCTCTATTATATATATACCGTTGATAAGGTTGCTCACATCAATAGCATTGTTCAGAATTATTCCTGTAGATATAAGTCTTCCAACAGCACTGTAGATTTTATATTTAGCTTTTGCACTTATATTTTTCACATACAATACCGAGCTTACCGGATTAGGATAAATATGAATGTCCGTTTGATTAAGAGAATTAGGAACCGTAGTTTTTGAGATTCGTACCGTGTAATCTTCCACTTCACCATCTTTGAAACTCATACAGTTTACAGGAATCCCGTCTTTCTGTAATGCGACTCTCATTACTACATATTTCTGGTCTGTCAGGCTTATGAAAGCATCCTGAGGAACAGAAAAAGTAGTACTTGCTGTTGGATTTCCATTAGGTCCGTCTGCGAGAATTCTTTCACTGATGTCAAATTCTCCATTCCTGTTGAAATCAATCCAGATGACAACACCAGCATTGGTACCGGAACTTAAAGTCTTATCAATTGTAATATGGTTACCCGTTGACCCTTGAATCAAATCAATAAACTTCAAAGGATTTCCTGTGAAATCTGAATAACTGGACGCAAGAGATTCATTGACCATTTCCTTATTGCCACTAGGCTTTACCGTAACTTTTGAAATGAATTCCGTTGTAGAGTTAGCTGCCGACATCGGGCAGTAGATTACAGTAGGAGTAGTGAAAAAATACAGTTTTGTGAAATTTCCGGGCATTCCGTTACAGATATTGGAAACCTGCATTTCATATTTTGTAAGCTCCAGTAAACCGGTGATGGTGTAGGTATTGGTAGATACCACAACATCAGTCCAGCTTGGGATTCCGACTTTTCTGTATTTCAACAGATAAGTAGCTCCCGGAAAAGAATCCCACAGGACCTCAGCGGTCGTTGGGGTGATTTGAGTAATGGTAAGTCCGGGAGGAGGGATTTCACAAATTCTTTCTGTGGTAAATGTTTTTGGATTAGACCACGGATTGGCAGCTGTTTCTCCGATACAGATATTGGCAACCTGTACTTCATAAGTTTTGAATGAATCAAGGTTTTGAATCGTATATGAATTGGCCGGCGGTTGAGGAACCGTTGGTGTATTCCATGGAATACTGCCTACCTCTCTCCATCTTAAAATATAGGAAGCACTCGGAACCACAGGATTCCAGGTGATCACTGCTGAAGAGGATGTTACATTGCTTATTGTCACAAACGGCGGGGTAGGATCACATCGAGTTGTAAATGTTTTTATAGGAGTATAAGTTCCGATTCCTGTACCTCCGCAAACAGCGGCAATTCTTACTTCATAAACTGTAGCTGGTGTTAAAGCATTGATCGTTATTGGTGGATTTCCCCCTAAAACAGAAAGATTTAAAGTTGTCCAGGCAGAAGCCGGAGTCGTAACAGGTCTGTATTCAAGAATAAAAGCATTGTTATTAGCAGCTGCAGTCCAGTTTATATTTACCGAGTTATGCGTAATATTGGTGAATACTGGATTTCCGGGTGTCGTATTACTGCAGGGTCTTAATTTTACAGCATAATCTTCCACTTCACCATTAGCTGCATCTGCACACATTACCGGAGCGCTGGTTCTTTTCATAACAACTCTCATGGTAGTCGTTAACGGACCTGTATAAACTGTTGCAGGAACATCAAAAGTTGCTGTTATGGGAGTAGTTGTGCTGGCAGCAGAAGTCATTACTTTTTCAGCATCAGTGAAAACCCCATCTCTGTCCCAGTCAATCCATGCATTGATGGCATCAGCGTACTGGGTGCCAACCCATTCTTTGGAAACCGATAATTGATTTCCCTGAGAACCAATTTCAAGATTGATAAGAGTTGCTGGTGTAGTATAACTGATATAATTGGTTTGAACCGAAGTATTATCCATTATCGGAAAGTTGACAGGAGTAACTTTCACATTAGAAATAAAATCATTGGTGCCTGTTCCGGTCATGCTGCAATACGTTAACGGTGGAGTCGTAAAACTTATACTTGGAGAGAAAGCTCCCTGCGTACCATTACAGATTGTTGAAATTTGTACCTGGTAAGCTGTCTGCTCAGTAAGTCCGTTAATCGTATAAAAACTTTGTCCTGCCGGAAGAGTCTGTCCTGCCAGATTTGGAAGCCATGCTCCCGTGGTTCCCTGTCTCCATCTGATAACATAAGTTGCATTAGACGTAGGAATCCATGATATATATGCAGAATTATGGGTAAGATTATTGACTGCAATATTGGTAGGAGGGGCGGTGGTACAAGGTTGAAGATCGATAAATTTCACATAATAATCTTCAACTTCTCCATTACTAGTTAGCGATGCACAGGCATTGGCCGGAGTTAAAGAATACACAATAACACGCATTTTTACTTTACTCGTGCCTGTATAAGCATTAGCAGGAACTGAAAAAACTGCAGTAACAGGAGTAGTGCTGGAATATCCAAGATTCATAATCCTTTCCCCGCCAGGAGTTGTAGACGGATTATTATCAAAAATACCGTCGCCGTTAAAATCTATCCATGCATTGGTAGAATAGGTTCCTGATATAATAGATCTTCCTACAGATAATGTATTATTGGTTGAGTTTCTAAGAAGAGTAACCGT of the Chryseobacterium viscerum genome contains:
- a CDS encoding T9SS type B sorting domain-containing protein, encoding MKSFIFSLLFLLLGIPTCAQRDTDHWFAPYYASVSYTQALYLSTDSATPFVVTINSNNVPIGNVTISKGAPQTFVVPIGNIAANVTTDAFTTINKGLYVQGAKPFYCSLRMVSSTTHAEIITSKGKAGIGKEFYVAGTPTTATLTLYNFTAGILATENNTVVTVTWNGNVTFFGGTPTTHSQTITLNKGQSFIFAGGPGLNGQNLSAFIGAKIVSDKPITLTNGNVNGNFGSNTSTGSDAILDQAVPTDRLGSTFAMVRTRSTNADLEGGIVVGTENNTQIFINGSNTPIATINSGEFYRISGSNYVQQGNSGHFNMFITTSKNVYLYQMVSVNNSSATCGFNYIPPLNCFLPRKIEEIGKINEMPTGPGVTSTVPTGAIVKLNILTETGANVTVNGNTPTAAEGPFALTGNSGWVTYAIPSITGNVTVVSDKAVTAGINGGYSTSGYGGYFAGFSSIPLISKKTGECIPGIVLEVSDSYDTYQWFLNGNPITGANANTYTPLIAGNYTVKISVSSCNPATTPVYKVYTCLEESTKAITVCEGYQTIVPEFTNSTQTYVPSTVTIITPPANGTVTIDTAGVINYVPNFGYLGTDTIVYKFCGNNPDFTDCEQVTLTLTVSESPIVKDAALRSCFQPSNPALGVFNLTSAGVNVQPGTIKQYYPSPTDAHNGTNEIPTPANYIAPTGVVYVKVSNANGCYRIAEITLTVIPPLYSEVLKDKIICIENTTTLDAGPGFTSYEWSTGATTQSIKNVGVGTYWVDLKTRECTTRQTVKVYASENPVISDITINNNTVTLNVIAGTAPYQYSMDNINWQDENIFTNISRGSHTFYVRDSYKCAPLQIEITVPNLINIITPNGDGINDVLDYSALANKNNFTFSIYDRYGSKLHVGSKLNGFKWDGAMDGKKVPTGTYWFDMGWNENNTKQTPIKYTGWVVVKNRN
- a CDS encoding fibronectin type III domain-containing protein, yielding MRKILPIVLFLLTFTFQVQGQTCGPVPVPFLQSFSTGALPTCWTSQNPTSTSTNANVKWKFSGSAGYGATGNGGKPAGTFAWVDASTPYTGEHTVELISPQINLAGLTNPYVKFEWFKDHLTALNGTVPNADNNELKLAVNNGSGWVQIWSSDTNSPEWRTVGVALAASYAGATIQLRFTVDKDVAGNANFYDDVLLDEVQVMQAPTCFEPTTSPATNIAPTSATLNWTAPLSPAPAPANGYEYYYSTNNTPPTAATIGTPNLGTSANISSLTSGAAYYWWVRSVCSATDKSPWVEGNSFTPGQIGGGTATHAFLPIYSCSGFNYSQQIYMASEVGAAVGTNNYITAIRFFVSTTAATQANYNQWVVYMGNTAQTDFATTTSWIPSSSLTQVYSGTLPAMTAGAWIEIPLSTPFLWDGVSNVVIGVDENSTGTSCTANWGSYSAGNNRGMIYYNTTTNPDPSNLPTATSRYAVLPRVQLTGTTLPSCTNTPPANITVNNITATSANVTWTATANATYVVRYRIPPSLTWQTINITTPFTNSVTLTSLTEQTPYEVEVATICGTQGAFSTPVNFTTPALTYCNSGTATVTNGYINNVTMIGTNVPLTSNNSGPTTYTDYSSDPTKTVTLLRNSTNNTLSVGRSIISGTYSTNAWIDFNGDGIFDNNPSTTPGGERIMNLGYSSTTPVTAVFSVPANAYTGTSKVKMRVIVYSLTPANACASLTSNGEVEDYYVKFIDLQPCTTAPPTNIAVNNLTHNSAYISWIPTSNATYVIRWRQGTTGAWLPNLAGQTLPAGQSFYTINGLTEQTAYQVQISTICNGTQGAFSPSISFTTPPLTYCSMTGTGTNDFISNVKVTPVNFPIMDNTSVQTNYISYTTPATLINLEIGSQGNQLSVSKEWVGTQYADAINAWIDWDRDGVFTDAEKVMTSAASTTTPITATFDVPATVYTGPLTTTMRVVMKRTSAPVMCADAANGEVEDYAVKLRPCSNTTPGNPVFTNITHNSVNINWTAAANNNAFILEYRPVTTPASAWTTLNLSVLGGNPPITINALTPATVYEVRIAAVCGGTGIGTYTPIKTFTTRCDPTPPFVTISNVTSSSAVITWNPVVPSASYILRWREVGSIPWNTPTVPQPPANSYTIQNLDSFKTYEVQVANICIGETAANPWSNPKTFTTERICEIPPPGLTITQITPTTAEVLWDSFPGATYLLKYRKVGIPSWTDVVVSTNTYTITGLLELTKYEMQVSNICNGMPGNFTKLYFFTTPTVIYCPMSAANSTTEFISKVTVKPSGNKEMVNESLASSYSDFTGNPLKFIDLIQGSTGNHITIDKTLSSGTNAGVVIWIDFNRNGEFDISERILADGPNGNPTASTTFSVPQDAFISLTDQKYVVMRVALQKDGIPVNCMSFKDGEVEDYTVRISKTTVPNSLNQTDIHIYPNPVSSVLYVKNISAKAKYKIYSAVGRLISTGIILNNAIDVSNLINGIYIIEIEDGNTTVHKKLIKES